Proteins co-encoded in one Arthrobacter globiformis genomic window:
- a CDS encoding MFS transporter has product MKSDTHKLRTSAEPQQSGMHRTSSTRKAAASGWVGSALEYYDWFIYAQAAALVFPTVFFPAGNPTVALIASLGTYAVGYVARPIGAFVLGQWGDKHGRKNVLVLAMLLMGVSTFAVALLPTYNQVGILAPALLLVLRLVQGFAVAGELSGASAMIVEHAPFGRRGFYASFALQGTQAGQIIAAAVFLPLSAVLSAEDFHAWGWRVPFLLSALVVFAGYMIRRRVEETPVFVEEKAHKDVPKMPVVQVLRESGLNVVRAVCMTLVNVVGVTVAVFGAAYATQPGYGIGMSTTVYLWIPVLANVIALALIPWFGDLSDRFGRRPLMIVGSLGSGVLAYGYLYAVSQNNVPLTIVLAILMWGTLYQVWNATFASFFQELFPSRTRVTGFAISQNIGLLITSFLPSLFAVVAPPGSANVPLTVGSICFGITVIGAIAAWSAKETHRIPLHQLGSPDATPVSREEYASVRAAAR; this is encoded by the coding sequence ATGAAGAGCGACACACACAAGCTGCGGACTTCGGCTGAACCGCAACAGTCCGGCATGCACCGGACGAGCAGCACCAGGAAGGCTGCCGCCAGCGGCTGGGTGGGCAGCGCCCTCGAGTACTACGACTGGTTCATCTACGCCCAGGCCGCCGCCCTGGTCTTTCCCACCGTTTTCTTCCCCGCAGGAAACCCGACCGTCGCGCTGATCGCCTCGCTCGGCACCTACGCAGTGGGATACGTCGCCCGCCCGATCGGGGCATTCGTCCTTGGCCAGTGGGGCGACAAGCACGGCCGCAAGAACGTCCTGGTCCTTGCCATGCTGCTGATGGGCGTCTCGACATTCGCGGTGGCCCTGCTGCCCACCTACAACCAGGTTGGCATCCTGGCCCCGGCCCTGCTGCTGGTCCTTCGCCTCGTCCAGGGATTCGCGGTGGCCGGGGAGCTGAGCGGTGCCAGCGCCATGATTGTGGAGCACGCACCGTTCGGCCGGCGCGGCTTCTATGCAAGCTTCGCCCTTCAGGGCACCCAGGCGGGGCAGATCATCGCCGCTGCCGTCTTCCTCCCGCTCTCGGCTGTGCTGTCCGCGGAGGACTTCCATGCCTGGGGCTGGCGGGTCCCGTTCCTCCTCAGTGCCCTGGTGGTGTTCGCCGGCTACATGATCCGCCGCCGCGTTGAGGAGACGCCCGTCTTTGTGGAGGAGAAAGCGCACAAGGACGTTCCCAAAATGCCGGTGGTCCAGGTGCTGCGCGAAAGCGGGCTGAACGTAGTGCGGGCGGTCTGCATGACGCTGGTCAACGTTGTGGGCGTCACCGTGGCGGTCTTCGGCGCAGCCTACGCCACGCAGCCCGGGTACGGCATCGGCATGAGCACCACTGTCTATCTCTGGATCCCGGTGCTGGCCAACGTCATCGCGCTGGCCCTCATCCCCTGGTTCGGCGACCTCTCGGACCGGTTCGGCCGGCGCCCGCTGATGATCGTCGGTTCACTCGGCTCCGGCGTGCTGGCCTACGGGTACCTCTACGCGGTCAGCCAGAACAACGTGCCGCTGACCATCGTCCTCGCGATCCTCATGTGGGGCACGCTGTACCAGGTCTGGAACGCCACCTTCGCCAGCTTCTTCCAGGAGCTCTTCCCCTCCCGCACGCGGGTCACCGGGTTCGCCATCTCCCAGAACATCGGGCTCCTGATCACGTCCTTCCTGCCGAGCCTCTTCGCGGTGGTCGCTCCCCCGGGTTCGGCAAATGTTCCGCTCACCGTCGGGTCCATCTGCTTCGGCATCACCGTCATCGGAGCGATAGCGGCCTGGTCCGCCAAGGAGACGCACCGGATTCCGCTCCACCAGCTGGGATCGCCGGACGCCACGCCGGTCTCCCGCGAGGAGTACGCAAGCGTCCGGGCTGCGGCCCGCTAA
- a CDS encoding transglutaminase family protein, with product MTLTSQRQAETDAQPQPAPASPGSGRFGAGTFPWVMSGAVAISVCGASLSLNGVLRGWAWFLPVLTTVVVVSLTMALLRTFRAAPVLVAAGGLVSLAFILTFTFFRRDSIAGFLPSQATLDALGRHLRRASETVLAESSPVAPNAGIVLVTCAALGLVVILVDALALPLGMPATSGLGLLAVLVVPAMIKPQSVGWLGFVLTAAGYLVILACSQWFAPDARTQADTARNPGQIRRATLTGAVTLVVTLLLQLVVPGFDQGTFPQGSRLNPWGTATGLNPMISLGNSLRTPTGEGRITYATSATTPLYLRSVTVDRFDGESWSPDDRDANRRAGTGRMDVGHEILAPEQTRQVTVVNTGDFTSPYLPVPYAPESVNGLTGRWSWDPATLSIKGTDTNSRDQQYLVQSSVPKLTTELLDASSAPVQGVPEEFIRPPSNVPDIVRTTAESVTANSRTAYAKAMAIQRFLRGPDFTYSLESPVQGGYDGNGLSVLADFLTQKSGYCIHFASAMAVMARLEGIPSRIAVGYAPGRQTGATVSIAGQGALPEFEVDARDAHAWPELYFQGLGWVPFEPTPSRGIVPPYAQDSSTSGGASTNDQNNDGLVPSNGATAPSAPAPAPLPLPGRGTADAGNQLTPALYTAAGVLLLVLLAASPRLVRGGIRARRLRGTGTGSNRLAEPPLVWSELQDLATDYGVRPEPSETPRTFSARLRGSPAMRLRTEPDSGSGSDTSIGNGPDAETVQAVTVLTDAYERHQYGRPAAQDGTRRGLPEETAVEHIGQVRRALRRNAGIVSRLRADWLPPSVLSRWGSAAGWPFRVVGRAALRIGHAASVLWRRTRSGLRRLREG from the coding sequence ATGACACTGACATCACAACGGCAGGCAGAGACCGATGCCCAGCCGCAGCCCGCTCCGGCGTCCCCCGGCAGCGGAAGGTTTGGAGCCGGCACCTTTCCGTGGGTCATGTCCGGCGCAGTGGCAATCTCCGTCTGCGGCGCGTCGCTGTCCCTCAACGGGGTCCTTCGCGGCTGGGCGTGGTTCCTGCCGGTCCTGACCACGGTGGTGGTGGTCTCGCTGACCATGGCCTTGCTCCGCACGTTCCGCGCCGCGCCCGTGCTGGTGGCTGCGGGAGGCCTTGTGTCCCTGGCCTTCATCCTGACGTTCACATTCTTCCGGCGCGACAGCATTGCGGGCTTCCTCCCCTCGCAGGCCACCCTCGACGCGCTGGGCAGGCACCTCCGCCGGGCCAGCGAAACGGTGCTGGCCGAAAGCTCGCCGGTGGCGCCCAACGCCGGCATCGTCCTGGTGACGTGCGCCGCGCTGGGACTCGTCGTCATCCTCGTCGATGCATTGGCCCTCCCCTTGGGCATGCCAGCCACGAGCGGACTCGGCCTGCTGGCGGTGCTGGTTGTTCCGGCCATGATCAAGCCCCAAAGCGTGGGCTGGCTGGGATTCGTGCTGACGGCGGCCGGGTATCTGGTGATCCTCGCTTGCAGCCAGTGGTTTGCCCCCGACGCGCGGACGCAGGCGGACACGGCCCGCAACCCGGGCCAGATCAGGCGCGCCACCCTGACCGGAGCCGTGACTCTGGTGGTCACACTGCTGCTGCAGCTTGTGGTTCCCGGGTTCGACCAGGGCACGTTCCCCCAGGGCTCCCGGCTGAACCCCTGGGGTACAGCCACAGGACTGAACCCCATGATCAGCCTCGGCAACAGCCTGCGCACCCCGACGGGCGAGGGCAGGATCACCTACGCCACCAGCGCCACCACGCCGCTCTACCTGCGCTCGGTCACGGTGGACCGGTTCGACGGCGAGTCATGGTCCCCGGACGACCGCGATGCCAACCGCCGGGCGGGTACCGGGCGAATGGACGTGGGCCACGAGATCCTGGCACCCGAACAGACCCGGCAGGTGACGGTGGTGAACACCGGGGACTTCACCAGCCCTTATCTCCCTGTCCCGTACGCCCCCGAATCCGTCAACGGGCTGACCGGGCGGTGGAGCTGGGATCCTGCGACTTTGAGCATCAAAGGCACCGACACCAACTCCCGGGACCAGCAGTATCTGGTGCAGTCCTCGGTGCCGAAGCTGACCACGGAACTGCTGGACGCATCCTCCGCACCCGTCCAGGGCGTCCCGGAGGAGTTCATCCGGCCGCCGTCGAACGTTCCGGACATCGTCCGGACCACCGCTGAATCCGTCACAGCAAACAGCCGGACAGCCTATGCCAAGGCCATGGCGATCCAGAGGTTCTTGCGCGGGCCGGACTTCACCTACTCCCTGGAGTCGCCAGTCCAGGGAGGGTATGACGGAAACGGGCTGTCAGTCCTGGCGGATTTCCTGACCCAGAAGAGCGGCTACTGCATCCACTTCGCCTCCGCCATGGCGGTAATGGCCCGGCTCGAAGGCATCCCGAGCAGGATCGCAGTCGGCTACGCACCGGGTAGGCAAACCGGCGCCACTGTGTCCATTGCCGGCCAGGGAGCGCTCCCGGAGTTCGAAGTGGACGCCCGTGATGCCCATGCCTGGCCCGAGCTGTACTTCCAGGGCCTCGGCTGGGTTCCCTTTGAGCCCACCCCCTCGCGCGGCATCGTGCCGCCCTACGCGCAGGACTCCTCGACATCAGGCGGCGCCAGCACCAACGACCAGAACAATGACGGCCTGGTGCCGAGCAACGGTGCCACGGCACCGTCGGCGCCGGCCCCGGCCCCCCTCCCTCTGCCGGGGCGCGGAACCGCCGACGCCGGGAACCAGTTGACGCCCGCACTCTACACCGCCGCCGGGGTTCTGCTGCTGGTCCTCCTGGCCGCCTCACCCCGCCTGGTGCGCGGAGGCATCCGGGCAAGGCGCCTGAGGGGCACAGGCACCGGCAGTAACCGGCTGGCCGAGCCGCCGCTCGTCTGGTCGGAGCTCCAGGACCTGGCCACGGACTACGGCGTCCGTCCTGAGCCGAGCGAGACCCCGCGGACATTCTCGGCCCGACTGCGCGGCTCCCCGGCAATGCGCCTGCGGACCGAGCCGGACTCGGGCAGCGGATCAGACACCAGCATCGGAAATGGGCCCGACGCCGAGACCGTCCAAGCCGTGACGGTCCTGACGGATGCCTACGAGCGGCATCAGTACGGCCGGCCCGCGGCCCAGGACGGCACGCGCCGCGGCCTGCCGGAGGAAACCGCCGTCGAACACATCGGCCAGGTGCGGCGGGCGCTGCGCCGCAACGCCGGCATAGTCAGCCGGCTCCGCGCCGACTGGCTGCCGCCCTCTGTCCTCTCCCGCTGGGGATCCGCGGCCGGATGGCCTTTCCGCGTCGTGGGCCGGGCGGCGCTCCGGATCGGACACGCCGCCTCTGTACTGTGGCGCAGGACCCGAAGCGGCCTTCGGCGCCTTCGGGAAGGCTAG
- a CDS encoding DUF58 domain-containing protein: protein MALLDSLPRHLFSSRGWGLLAAGAVSLLCAQVMGRRDLLALGVLLVVLPLVSLAGIRVVKPRFRVYREFSPSTVETDSVTTVRLAVARTGLGTGRVIMEERLPPRFGESPAFRFPARSASGGTSRYEYHLRSGKRGQFTIGPVTAEFTDPFGLSLHRHSIDDGDTLTVTPAAVELPSTGLAGARGNDGITATRTRANPSDDDVMTREYRHGDPMRRVHWPATARHGALMVRQEESVTTPEATVILDHRFGAHSSGYGSVFGSLGDDGSDLVTSDTFEWAVTAAMSVGAHLAELNYSLRFLDAAGEPAFHRSSSAPEPENEEYSGAAGLQSIAESLAAIQLTGPHHARREHDTARREHAGSADPAQSVFNDRLMDKLAAHRMRGPVLALLGKISPAEARALAPAAGYAANAFAVVITDKPAECHDVLEALRLGGWRAVAVEASTSLPAAWIYFDEGDAAMWTAAADVRRGAEVGR from the coding sequence GTGGCACTGCTGGACAGCCTCCCCCGACATCTCTTCAGCTCCCGGGGCTGGGGACTCCTGGCGGCCGGCGCCGTCTCACTGCTCTGTGCCCAGGTCATGGGCCGCCGCGACCTTCTTGCCCTCGGCGTCCTGCTGGTTGTCCTCCCGCTTGTTTCACTGGCCGGCATCAGGGTGGTCAAACCGCGGTTCCGCGTGTACCGGGAGTTCAGCCCCTCCACTGTTGAGACAGACTCCGTCACCACGGTCCGGCTCGCCGTCGCCCGAACCGGGCTGGGCACAGGCCGCGTCATCATGGAGGAGCGGTTGCCGCCACGATTCGGTGAATCACCGGCCTTCCGCTTTCCCGCCAGGTCCGCCTCGGGCGGCACCAGCCGCTACGAGTACCACCTGCGGTCGGGAAAGCGTGGACAGTTCACCATTGGCCCCGTCACCGCCGAGTTCACGGATCCGTTCGGGCTGTCACTGCACAGGCATTCGATCGACGACGGCGACACCCTGACCGTGACGCCGGCCGCCGTCGAACTCCCGTCCACCGGCCTTGCCGGCGCGCGCGGCAACGATGGCATCACAGCCACCAGGACCAGGGCCAATCCCAGCGACGACGACGTTATGACGCGCGAGTACCGGCACGGCGATCCGATGCGGCGGGTGCACTGGCCGGCCACCGCCCGGCACGGCGCCCTCATGGTCCGGCAGGAGGAATCGGTCACCACACCGGAGGCCACGGTCATCCTGGACCACCGGTTCGGGGCCCATTCCTCGGGCTATGGCTCGGTGTTCGGCAGCCTGGGTGACGATGGGAGCGACCTCGTCACCAGCGACACCTTTGAGTGGGCTGTTACGGCGGCCATGTCCGTGGGCGCCCACCTCGCCGAGCTCAATTACTCGTTGCGGTTCCTGGACGCCGCGGGTGAGCCTGCCTTCCACCGTTCGTCCTCGGCCCCCGAGCCCGAGAACGAGGAGTACAGCGGCGCGGCCGGCCTCCAGTCGATCGCCGAAAGCCTCGCCGCGATCCAGCTAACGGGCCCGCACCACGCGCGCAGGGAACACGACACCGCACGCCGCGAACATGCAGGAAGTGCCGACCCGGCCCAGTCCGTCTTTAACGACCGGCTCATGGACAAACTCGCGGCCCACCGGATGCGCGGCCCGGTCCTGGCGCTCCTCGGGAAGATTTCACCCGCGGAGGCGCGGGCCCTCGCCCCCGCGGCGGGCTACGCCGCCAACGCCTTTGCCGTGGTGATCACGGACAAACCCGCGGAATGCCACGATGTGCTCGAGGCCCTGCGGCTGGGCGGCTGGCGCGCTGTTGCCGTCGAGGCCTCCACCTCGCTGCCGGCCGCCTGGATTTATTTCGACGAGGGCGACGCCGCGATGTGGACGGCGGCGGCGGACGTCCGCCGTGGAGCGGAGGTCGGGCGATGA
- a CDS encoding AAA family ATPase, whose product MEPHRRITIDEALPGGQGFTGSAARNVNALNGHKIVPLEASAFRAASERILSAINTVIDGKAEAAKLALTVLLAQGHLLLEDVPGVGKTLLAKTLARTIDCSVSRIQFTPDLLPSDVTGVSIYNQSSRQFEFRPGAVFANIVIGDEINRASAKTQSALLECMEEHQVTVDGHSYKLGEPFMVVATQNPIEMEGTYPLPEAQRDRFMARISMGYPDKDSEIEMLETHQATSPLARVIAVVTAADVAAMIATVQQVFVSEAVKEYTVAVGRATRDSAMLRLGASPRSLLQLLRAAKATAALDGRDFVLPDDVVAVAEAVLAHRIILDRKAASTGETPQGVIRSVLARIPVSQEMTDTANDGRTSPELRHSR is encoded by the coding sequence ATGGAACCGCACCGACGCATCACGATCGACGAAGCACTACCCGGCGGACAGGGCTTCACTGGAAGTGCTGCGCGCAACGTCAACGCCCTCAACGGACACAAAATTGTCCCCCTGGAAGCTTCGGCTTTCCGGGCCGCCAGCGAACGCATTCTCAGCGCCATCAACACCGTCATCGACGGCAAGGCCGAGGCCGCGAAGCTGGCGCTGACGGTCCTGCTCGCTCAGGGCCACCTGCTCCTGGAGGATGTCCCCGGGGTGGGCAAGACGCTGCTGGCCAAAACGCTGGCACGCACCATCGACTGTTCCGTCAGCCGGATCCAGTTCACACCCGACCTTCTCCCGTCGGATGTTACCGGCGTCTCCATCTACAACCAGTCCTCCCGCCAGTTCGAGTTCCGGCCGGGAGCCGTGTTCGCGAACATCGTGATTGGCGACGAGATCAACCGGGCCTCCGCCAAGACGCAGTCCGCCCTGCTCGAATGCATGGAGGAGCACCAGGTCACGGTGGACGGACATTCCTACAAGCTCGGCGAACCCTTCATGGTGGTGGCCACCCAGAACCCCATCGAGATGGAGGGGACGTATCCGCTCCCGGAAGCCCAGCGGGACCGCTTCATGGCCCGGATCTCCATGGGATACCCGGACAAGGACTCGGAGATCGAAATGCTCGAGACGCACCAGGCCACGTCCCCCCTTGCCCGGGTCATAGCGGTCGTCACGGCAGCGGATGTCGCCGCCATGATCGCCACCGTCCAACAGGTGTTCGTCTCCGAAGCCGTGAAGGAGTACACCGTGGCAGTCGGCCGTGCCACCCGTGACAGCGCCATGCTGCGCCTGGGTGCGAGCCCCCGTTCCCTGCTGCAGCTGCTCCGGGCCGCGAAGGCGACGGCGGCTCTGGACGGCCGTGATTTCGTGCTGCCGGATGACGTCGTAGCCGTTGCCGAGGCGGTGCTGGCGCACCGGATCATCCTGGACCGCAAGGCCGCGAGCACGGGCGAGACACCCCAGGGCGTGATCCGCAGCGTCCTTGCCCGGATCCCGGTCAGCCAGGAGATGACGGACACGGCAAACGACGGGCGGACCTCACCCGAACTCCGCCATAGCCGCTAG
- a CDS encoding TatD family hydrolase has protein sequence MRHSLTPGPYRAPGSDGSGKRGFPPAPEPLPVPVMDNHTHLDFPTDDVRVDIAAALDAAEAVGVCGAVQVGCDLESSRFTVRAVDLDPRLLGAVALHPNDAPDYAARGELEDALAEIEELAAHPRVRAIGETGLDFFRTEGEGLAHQRYSFRRHIDIAKRLDRTLQIHDRDAHDDVVQVLREEGTPERVVFHCFSGDAGLAQICNSEGWFMSFAGTLTFKNATNLREALAVADPELVLVETDSPFLTPHPHRGRPNASYMVPYTVRAMAELTGTDLAELCGLVSANTVRAYGSWD, from the coding sequence ATGCGGCATTCCCTGACTCCCGGGCCCTACCGGGCTCCCGGCAGCGACGGTTCTGGCAAGCGGGGTTTCCCGCCGGCGCCCGAACCGTTGCCCGTTCCCGTGATGGACAACCACACGCACCTGGACTTTCCGACTGACGATGTCCGGGTGGACATCGCCGCTGCCCTCGATGCAGCCGAAGCCGTGGGTGTCTGCGGCGCCGTGCAGGTGGGCTGCGATCTCGAATCCTCGAGGTTTACCGTGCGCGCCGTCGATCTGGATCCGCGCCTTTTGGGGGCGGTGGCCCTGCATCCGAACGATGCGCCGGATTACGCTGCCCGCGGTGAGCTTGAGGACGCCCTGGCGGAGATCGAGGAGCTTGCCGCCCACCCCCGCGTGCGCGCCATCGGCGAAACCGGCCTGGATTTCTTCCGCACGGAAGGGGAGGGGCTGGCGCATCAGCGCTACTCCTTCCGCCGGCACATTGACATCGCGAAGCGGCTGGACCGGACCCTGCAGATCCACGACCGCGACGCCCACGACGACGTGGTCCAGGTCCTGCGCGAGGAAGGCACCCCGGAACGGGTTGTTTTCCACTGCTTTTCCGGAGACGCAGGGCTTGCCCAGATCTGCAACAGCGAAGGATGGTTCATGTCCTTCGCAGGGACACTGACCTTCAAGAACGCCACCAACCTCAGGGAGGCGCTCGCCGTGGCCGATCCGGAGTTGGTGCTGGTTGAAACCGACTCGCCGTTCCTCACTCCGCACCCGCACCGCGGCCGCCCCAACGCCAGCTACATGGTGCCGTACACCGTGCGGGCCATGGCGGAATTGACAGGAACGGACCTGGCCGAGCTTTGTGGCCTAGTCAGCGCAAATACCGTGCGGGCGTACGGATCCTGGGACTAG
- a CDS encoding resuscitation-promoting factor has protein sequence MAQKLRAIVVNFFTSDGKFSFIKVGTQLVVLSALVLGLVAFVGNNKTVTLNVDGKVSSVQTFGGTVEQVVKSANVELHPADRVSPALDANVQNGSVINVNMAKAVKVSLDGAEKTVSTTAQDVAGLVTQLGVASSSELSVPKDAQLAVDGSFVAISTPKTVSIIADGKARKTTTTAANVGEVLKDAGIRLAAADRTSQPAHAPVVNNMVIKVSRVVGKTATVTEDVAFQTLSTDSASLPKGEEKVTQEGIPGETTLTYKLLLVDGREASRTLVSKTTTREPVTEKITVGTKEEPKPAAAAEADSGNTGAAAPAMMNVGMWDKIAQCESGGNWSINSGNGYYGGLQFDIQTWIGAGGGSYAPNASQASKAQQIDIANRIYAERGLQPWGCGWAASS, from the coding sequence ATGGCTCAAAAGTTACGGGCAATCGTGGTCAACTTCTTCACGTCAGACGGCAAGTTCAGTTTCATCAAGGTCGGCACGCAGCTGGTGGTGCTCTCCGCCCTCGTGCTGGGGCTCGTTGCCTTTGTGGGCAACAACAAGACAGTCACCCTGAACGTTGACGGGAAAGTAAGCTCCGTCCAGACCTTCGGCGGCACCGTTGAACAGGTGGTGAAGAGCGCGAATGTCGAGCTGCACCCGGCCGACCGCGTCTCTCCCGCACTCGATGCCAATGTTCAGAACGGCTCCGTCATCAACGTGAACATGGCGAAGGCCGTGAAGGTCAGCCTGGACGGTGCAGAGAAGACCGTGAGCACCACGGCGCAGGACGTGGCCGGGCTCGTGACCCAGCTCGGCGTGGCCAGTTCTTCGGAGCTCTCCGTGCCGAAGGACGCGCAGCTGGCCGTGGACGGTTCGTTCGTGGCCATCTCGACGCCGAAGACCGTCAGCATCATCGCCGACGGCAAGGCCAGGAAGACCACCACCACGGCCGCCAACGTCGGCGAGGTCCTCAAGGACGCCGGGATCCGGCTCGCCGCCGCTGACCGGACGTCGCAGCCGGCACACGCCCCGGTGGTGAACAACATGGTGATCAAGGTGTCCCGCGTGGTCGGCAAGACCGCCACCGTCACCGAAGATGTCGCGTTCCAGACGCTGAGCACGGACAGTGCCTCCCTCCCCAAGGGTGAAGAGAAAGTCACCCAGGAAGGCATTCCCGGCGAGACCACCCTCACCTACAAGCTCCTCCTCGTCGATGGCCGCGAGGCCTCCCGGACGCTCGTCTCCAAGACCACCACCCGAGAGCCGGTAACCGAGAAGATCACGGTCGGCACCAAGGAAGAGCCCAAGCCGGCAGCAGCCGCGGAGGCGGACAGCGGGAACACCGGGGCCGCAGCCCCGGCCATGATGAACGTGGGCATGTGGGACAAGATCGCCCAGTGCGAATCCGGCGGCAACTGGTCCATTAACAGCGGCAACGGCTACTACGGCGGCCTGCAGTTCGACATCCAGACCTGGATCGGAGCCGGCGGCGGCTCCTACGCACCGAACGCCAGCCAGGCGTCCAAGGCGCAGCAGATCGACATTGCCAACCGCATCTATGCGGAGCGCGGCCTCCAGCCATGGGGCTGCGGCTGGGCCGCCAGCAGCTAG
- the rsmA gene encoding 16S rRNA (adenine(1518)-N(6)/adenine(1519)-N(6))-dimethyltransferase RsmA — protein sequence MTDPTPAASGTAPAPLFGASDIRRLAGEIGVRPTKTLGQNFVIDGNTIRRIVAAAGIGPEETVLEIGPGLGSLTLGLLDAAKAVVAVEIDPVLAAKLPETIRQWRPDSAGDFHLVLADAMKVTELPAEPAALVANLPYNVAVPVVLHLLQYFPSIRHGLVMVQDEVADRLAADPGSKIYGVPSVKAAWYSSMRKAGVIGMNVFWPAPKIQSGLVAFTRREPPATTASREEVFAVIDAAFAQRRKTLRAALAGWAGSAAEAERCLVAAGVDPTARGEVIDIAAFARIAEARAAADA from the coding sequence GTGACTGACCCGACCCCCGCCGCCTCCGGCACTGCGCCCGCTCCACTGTTCGGTGCCTCCGATATCCGCAGGCTGGCCGGGGAGATCGGCGTCCGCCCCACCAAGACACTTGGCCAGAATTTCGTCATCGACGGCAACACCATCCGCCGGATCGTGGCCGCCGCCGGCATCGGCCCGGAGGAGACGGTCCTCGAAATCGGACCCGGGTTGGGGTCGCTGACGCTGGGGCTCCTCGACGCCGCCAAGGCGGTGGTCGCCGTCGAAATTGACCCCGTCCTGGCTGCGAAGCTGCCGGAAACCATCCGGCAATGGCGGCCCGACTCCGCCGGCGACTTCCACCTGGTCCTCGCCGACGCCATGAAGGTGACGGAGCTGCCGGCCGAGCCCGCAGCCCTCGTCGCCAACCTGCCATATAACGTCGCGGTGCCGGTGGTGCTCCACCTGCTGCAGTACTTCCCGTCGATCCGGCACGGCCTCGTCATGGTCCAGGACGAAGTTGCCGACCGGCTCGCCGCTGACCCCGGCTCCAAGATTTACGGCGTGCCCTCGGTCAAGGCCGCGTGGTACAGCAGCATGCGCAAGGCCGGCGTCATCGGCATGAACGTCTTCTGGCCCGCACCCAAGATCCAGTCCGGCCTCGTGGCCTTCACCCGGCGTGAGCCCCCGGCCACCACCGCCAGCCGCGAGGAGGTCTTCGCCGTCATCGATGCTGCGTTCGCGCAGCGCCGCAAGACACTCCGCGCAGCCCTGGCCGGGTGGGCCGGCAGTGCCGCCGAAGCGGAACGCTGCCTGGTCGCGGCCGGGGTCGACCCCACCGCGCGGGGCGAAGTGATCGACATCGCCGCGTTCGCGAGGATCGCCGAAGCCCGCGCGGCCGCGGACGCCTGA
- a CDS encoding 4-(cytidine 5'-diphospho)-2-C-methyl-D-erythritol kinase, with protein sequence MAVRGLKGRFAARTVRVKAPGKVNVSLDVGPLRPDGYHSVASVYLAVSLYEEVAATSTDSDGITVSISPDSTLDLDGVDIPLDERNLAYKAAAIMADVSEHATGVHLEITKRVPVAGGMGGGSADAAATLLACDALWNSGLSRDELAQLAAELGADVPFALLGGTAVGLGVGDDLSPALAKAQMDWVLVTAEFGLSTPEVFRTLDRLRDAEGLDVEEPTAVDPKILQALRSGDADALSRVLVNDLQRASIELAPGLRDTLGLGESCGAIAGIVSGSGPTVALLAHNPEAAENLAGELEHKGLNARAVHGPVPGARIISDTLL encoded by the coding sequence ATGGCGGTCCGGGGCCTGAAGGGGCGCTTTGCGGCAAGGACCGTCCGGGTCAAGGCCCCGGGCAAAGTAAACGTCTCGCTGGATGTCGGGCCACTGCGCCCGGATGGCTACCACTCCGTGGCCAGCGTCTACCTGGCTGTGTCGCTGTACGAGGAAGTAGCGGCCACCAGCACAGATTCCGACGGCATCACCGTCAGCATCAGTCCCGACAGCACGCTGGACCTCGACGGCGTGGACATCCCGCTCGACGAGCGGAACCTCGCCTACAAGGCAGCCGCCATCATGGCCGATGTGTCAGAACACGCCACCGGCGTGCACCTTGAAATCACCAAGCGGGTTCCCGTGGCCGGCGGCATGGGCGGCGGCTCTGCGGATGCTGCGGCCACGCTCCTGGCGTGCGACGCGTTATGGAACAGCGGCCTGTCCCGGGACGAACTCGCCCAGCTGGCCGCCGAGCTCGGGGCGGACGTTCCCTTCGCACTGCTGGGCGGCACGGCCGTGGGGCTGGGCGTGGGCGATGACCTGTCGCCTGCCCTGGCAAAGGCCCAGATGGACTGGGTGCTGGTCACGGCCGAGTTCGGGCTGTCCACGCCGGAGGTATTCCGCACGCTGGACCGGCTCCGCGACGCCGAGGGCCTGGACGTCGAGGAGCCCACGGCGGTGGACCCGAAGATCCTGCAGGCCTTGCGCAGCGGCGACGCCGACGCCCTGAGCAGGGTGCTGGTCAATGACCTCCAGCGGGCGTCCATCGAACTCGCCCCCGGGCTCCGGGACACCCTTGGCCTCGGCGAATCCTGCGGAGCCATTGCCGGGATCGTTTCCGGCTCCGGACCCACCGTGGCCCTGCTGGCGCACAATCCAGAAGCGGCGGAGAACCTCGCCGGGGAGCTGGAGCACAAGGGCCTCAACGCCCGGGCCGTCCACGGCCCGGTGCCCGGGGCCCGCATCATCTCCGATACGCTCCTTTAA